TGTGCGCTCTATGTACTTCAATACTCTCGTATAGTGTGAACTTTAATACTCGTGTATAGTGTGTGCTTTGTGTACTTTAATACTCGTGTATAGTGTGCGCTCTATGTACTTCAATACTCTCGTATAGTGTGTACTTTAATACTCGTGTATAGTGTGCGCTCTATGTACTTCAATACTCTCGTATAGTGTGTACTTTAATACTCGTGTATAGTGTGTGCTCTGTGTACTTTAATacttgtgtatagtgtgtgctCTGTGTACTTTAATACTCGTGTATAGTGTGTGCTCTGTGTACTTTAATACTCGTGTATAGTGTGTGCTTTGTGTACTTTAATACTCGTGTATAGTGTGCGCTCTATGTACTTCAATACTCTCGTATAGTGTGTACTTTAATACTCGTGTATAGTGTGTACTCTGTGTGTACTTTAATACtcgtgtgtagtgtgtactctGTGTACTTTAATACTCGTGTGTAGTGTGTGCTCTGGGTACTTTAATACTCGTGTATAGTGTGTGCTTTGTGTACTTTAATACTCGTGTATAGTGTGTACTTTAATACTCGTGTATAGTGTGTACTCTGTGTACTTCAATACTCTCGTAGTGTGTACTTTAATACTCGTGTATAGTGTGTACTTTAATGCTCGTGTATAGTGTGTACTCTGTGTACTTCAATACTCTCGTATAGTGTGTACTTTAATACtcgtgtatagtgtgtgtactctGTACTTTAATACTCTTttgctaaaaataataatcaaaacaattattattttttattttacaacttatttatttgaatggtaactttaatactaaaatataaatattgaataataaaagGTGAAGGGAGGAGAATCTTAAAATGTGCATGCCGCACAGCTGTAGGACTTGATGGGATCGGGCTCCTGAACACACTGCGTATGAAACCAccggtcacacacacacacacacacacacacacacacgtcacactGAATCTGTACCAACAAAGGAAACATTTCAAGGTAAATATCTGAAACATCTGAGCTGAGATCCACATACACCATATTCTATTTTAAGACAGCTGCCATGTACAAGGGGTTAAAAATGGTCAGAACACGGTCATGAACTGCttattttaacagcattttACCCAAGTAGATGTTAGTGGTTGTCAATAATTGCATGCATgtgttaatcatttaaataatgtattacatAAGTTAAAACCATAGAATTAAAGAAAAGTACCAGTCTCATTGATCAGGGTCATCGCACTCTGTCTTCGATACAGATTTACTGCTGCAGTGTTGGTAGTGAATGTCAGAGGCTCCTCTGGCAGTAGTTCCTCTGCATACTAATATGGCAAATTTATAACTGATTTATCAGtgtttaaaacataattaaaatatagaCCACCAAACTGTTAATACAATAGAAACCAAATAATGTGTGACatcaaaacattgtttaaataataatacggTAGACATAGAATGACTGACACgacaaacaaaaagacaaaaacataaacttaCTTTCAGGACAAATATCCCACATGAGATGGCATCTTCCTGACAACAGCGTGCATCTGTGCTGGATGCCCACCTGGATACATGGCcatttacatgtttacacatATTGGTCCCCcatttgctgctaaaacagccGTAAACTGTCataaacagcatgaacttcttcagcattttgagctacagtagctcgtctgttggatcggaccacacgggccagtcTTTAATCAAGCAGCCAATGAGACGcaagttcaccactgttccttcttgaaccacttttgatagatactgaccactgcagactaggaaaccccacaagagctgtagttttggagatgctctggccCAGTTGTCTTACCATCACAATTTGCCCCTTCTAACACACCAGCTTTGTGGACAAAATGTCcaattgctgcctaataaagTATATCCCACCCACAAACAAGTACCCTGATGAAGAGCTATTCAGTGCAGTTTATTCACTGATGACAATGTTACGATGTCATTGTTATGTCTGGTCTGTGTAAATTCAGTAGTTACCTTGTGGACTGCAAACACTGTTAAAGTTTTTTCGAATCGTTTCCCAGGGGATCCAATATAAGGCTTCTTCTTTCAGAAGGAAAGACTGCCTATAGAAATTATTACTCATATATTCTTTCACATCTATTgcatttattcaaatttttatCAAAGGTTAGCAGCAAAAGAGCAGTCATCTTACAGCCAAGAGAAATAACCATGCCTACCTTTAATCTTGAGCCCCTTCCCTCCCATATACGTGTCATTTTCAATGAATCAATGTgaagtgctttttttcctttttttttcctgtgacaaaaaaatataaatttaaataactttttatgtagtttatcaAAATGTGGGTTGATTctttatatacactgtaaagacaaaagtattgggacacctgactttcccagccgtACTGCtatcacaaagctgaaggcacacaattgtataggacgtctttgcaTGCAGTGGCATGAGattttttctttactgaaaTTAGtagccccaaacctgttccagcacaacaATTCctctgtgcacaatgccagctccatgaagatatgcttagAATGAGTGAAAGCCAAACCTAATGAACAACTTTTGGTTgaacgtgaacgctgactgtaccccaggcctcatcaccacatctacctacctgactttactaacacacttgtgtctgaatgagtacaaatctccacaaacacattccaaaatctttaCAGAAGTCTGaccaggtgtctacaaacttttacaatataatgtataaaaccTGCATATCAAATCTGTTTCCAtgtgaaaagaaatatataaaatgatgtgAAGTAAAAGAGATTAATTATTTTCACTAAGACATAAActgaacaaacagaaatgtTGTGCAGAGTTAGTTTATCCAAGATACTTACAATTTTCATTAAAAGAGGGAACATCAGAAGATGATTGCTGTGCAGCATGACGATATGTTTCAGCAGATGCATGAGGTGAGCAGTGAGCAGCTGGAGGAGCAGTGGGGTCTGcagttggaggaggaggagaggagtcTGCAGGTGGAGGAGGGGGATGAGTCTGcagttggaggaggaggaggggtcTGCAGGTGGAGGAGGGGGGTGAGTCTGcagttggaggaggaggaggagagggtcTGCAGGTAGAGGAGGGGGATGAGTCTGCAgttggagaaggaggaggaggagaggggtcTGCAGGTGGAGGAGGGGGATGAGTCTGcagttggaggaggaggagatggggTCTGCAGGTGGAGGAGGGGGGTGAGTCTGcagttggaggaggaggagaggggtcTGCAGGTGGAGGAGGGGGGTGAGTCTGcagttggaggaggaggaggaggagaggggtaTGCAGGTGGAGGAGGGGGATGAGTCTGcagttggaggaggaggagaggggtcTGCAGGTGGAGGAGGGGGATGAGTCTGcagttggaggaggaggaggaggagaggggtaTGCAGGTGGAGGAGGGGGATGAGTCTGcagttggaggaggaggagaggggtcTGCAGGTGGAGGAGGGGGATGAGTCTGcagttggaggaggaggaggagagggtcTGCAGGTGGAGGAGGGGGGTGAGTCTGCagttggaggaggaggatgagtctgcagttggaggaggaggaggaggagaggggtaTGCAGGTGGAGGAGGGGGATGAGTCTGcagttggaggaggaggagagggtcTGCAGGTGGAGGAGGGGGATGAGTCTGcagttggaggaggaggaggaggagaggggtaTGCAGGTGGAGGAGGGGGATGAGTCTGcagttggaggaggaggagaggggtcTGCAGGTGGAGGAGGGGGATGAGTCTGcagttggaggaggaggaggagaggtcTGCAGGTGGAGGAGGGGGGTGAGTCTGcagttggaggaggaggaggaggggtcTGCAGGTGGAGGAGGGGGGTGAGTCTGcagttggaggaggaggaggaggagaggggtaTGCAGGTGGAGGAGGGGGATGAGTCTGcagttggaggaggaggagagggtcTGCAGGTGGAGGAGGGGGATGAGTCTGcagttggaggaggaggaggagaggtcTGCAGGTGGAGGAGGGGGATGAGTCTAcagttggaggaggaggaggagaggggtcTGCAGGTGGAGGAGGGGGTGAGTCTGcagttggaggaggaggaggggtcTGCAGGTGGAGGAGGGGGTGAGTCTGcagttggaggaggaggagaggggtcTGCAGGTGGAGGAGGGGGTGAGTCTGcagttggaggaggaggagaggggtcTGCAGGTGGAGGAGGGGGGTGGGTCTGCAGGTGGAGGAGGGGGTGAGTCTGcagttggaggaggaggaggaggagaggggtcTGCAGGTGGAGGAGGGGGGTGAGTCTGcagttggaggaggaggagaggggtcTGCAGGTGGAGGAGGGGGTGAGTCTGcagttggaggaggaggagaggggtcTGCAGGTGGAGGAGGGGGGTGGGTCTGCAGGTGGAGGAGGGGGTGAGTCTGcagttggaggaggaggaggaggagaggggtaTGCAGGTGGAGGAGGGGGATGAGTCTGcagttggaggaggaggagaggggtcTGCAGGTGGAGGAGGGGGATGAGTCTGcagttggaggaggaggagaggggtcTGCAGGTGGAGGAGGGGGATGAGTCTGcagttggaggaggaggaggaggaggaggaggagaggggtcTGCAGGTGGAGGAGGGGGGGGTCTGCAGGTGGAGGAGGGGGATGAGTCTGcagttggaggaggaggaggagaggggtcTGTAGGTGGAGGAGGGGGGGGGTGAGTCTGcagttggaggaggaggaggagaggggtctgcaggtggaggaggagaggggtCTGCAGGTGGTAGAGAAGGAGAGGAGTctgcaggtggaggaggagatgaggtTTTATTAGATGGCTGAAAGGGGGCAAATTGTTGATGCCTCCTCAACTTGTGAGGTATCCGTGGAGTCTCCTCATGATGGTGTTTGAGATGGTCAATGTTGACCTTGCGTGTTGACCGGCCATCTGAATCCACAAGCTCAACACTTTTCCCCTCTATTTTGGTGACCATAAATAGACCAAAATAATCAGGGTCGAGCTTTCCTCCTTTGCGCTGTTCACTGCACACACTACGTCACCACACCATGTCTCCCACCTGAAAGCTTTGTTGGGTTTTATCTGAtatccttctttttcttctgtgttttttccACATTAATAATCAACAATGTCCATAATTTTGCTACGGCGTTTAATGTCAATTACAACTGTTTCCTGTTCATTATCGAAGGAACCATCAAGCTTTGGAAACATGTTAATAATGAAAACTAGATCATCTAAATTCTATacaatattctataatatttttaaatgatgttcaCTGACCAGGCATCGTTTTGTATGATTAATACATTATACTGCCGAATATTGTGATGGTCCTCCTTTTTTCTGCccaaacagttctgacctgtcgacctgttggatcggaccacacaggccagccttcactcccctaCGTGCATCAACGAGCCTTGGCCTATGACAAagttgctggttcaccactgttccttccttggaccacctTTGATAATACTGACCATTGcagaacaccccacaagagctgagTTTtcaagatgctctgacccagttgtctagccgtCACAATATGGCtgttgtcaaactcgctcaaatccttacgcttgccgttttttccctgcttctaacacatcaactttgagaacaaaatgttcacttgctgcctaataatatcccacacactaacaggtgccacgatgaagagatcttcttctttcagcttctcccattaggggtcgccacagcggatcatccgtctccatacccccctctcctctacatctgcctctttcaaaccaactacctgcatgtcttccctcaccacatccataaacctcctccttggtcttcctcttttcctcctacctggtggctccatcctcagcattctcctactgatataccccatgtccctcctctaaacatgtccaaaccatctcaatctcacctccctcaccttgtctcccaaacgtcctacatgcgctgtccctttaaaataaacataattctaattctgtccatcctcgtcactcccaacgaacatctcaacatcttttactttgctacctccagttccacctcctgtctcttagccatgatgaagagataatcagtgatatTCACTTCACTGTTCAGATTGTTATGTCATattgttatgcctggtcagtgtaccTAAATATTTACAAGAAATAGTAGGCATGAAAAAGATGTTTCACCTCATAATGTTCTGGAACCTCGGACGGGTATCGTGCTTCTCTACCAGACATAAGATACAATGGAGAGAACTGGGTTGTGAACTGTTTGGGTTTGTCCTCAACCAGTTTTGCAAGAACTCTACaaaaatatgtgtaaaaaagTATGACAGGAACAAATATACATGTgtcaagtgtttttttgtaaaacatgtgcatgttcccttttgtttctatacaaCAGACAAGATAATATAACGTTCTGAAAATGTACTTTgtccaaacaacaacaacaatttacagatataaaatgttttcatatcTGTTGTGTTATGTTCTCATCAGTTATGTTATTATGTTGCTTAATAATATTATGATTTTTTCTATTATGTTAGATTATGATACTGA
This genomic interval from Silurus meridionalis isolate SWU-2019-XX chromosome 22, ASM1480568v1, whole genome shotgun sequence contains the following:
- the LOC124375838 gene encoding extensin-like, which translates into the protein MTLFRFVFVPVFVPVFSPATCLITTHPPPPPPTDPSPPPPPTADSSPSSTCRPPPPPPADPSPPPPPPPPPTADSSPSSTCRPLSSSSNCRLIPLLHLQTPLLLLQLQTHPPPPPAYPSPPPPPPTADSPPPPPADPPPSSTCRPLSSSSNCRLTPSSTCRPLSSSSNCRLTPLLHLQTPLLLLLLQLQTHPLLHLQTHPPPPPADPSPPPPTADSPPPPPADPSPPPPTADSPPPPPADPSSSSNCRLTPSSTCRPLSSSSSNCRLIPLLHLQTSPPPPPTADSSPSSTCRPSPPPPTADSSPSSTCIPLSSSSSSNCRLTPLLHLQTPPPPPPTADSPPSSTCRPLLLLLQLQTHPPPPPADPSPPPPTADSSPSSTCIPLSSSSSSNCRLIPLLHLLILLLQLQTHPPPPPADPLLLLLQLQTHPPPPPADPSPPPPTADSSPSSTCIPLSSSSSSNCRLIPLLHLQTPLLLLQLQTHPPPPPAYPSPPPPPPTADSPPSSTCRPLSSSSNCRLTPLLHLQTPSPPPPTADSSPSSTCRPLSSSSFSNCRLIPLLYLQTLSSSSSNCRLTPLLHLQTPPPPPTADSSPSSTCRLLSSSSNCRPHCSSSCSLLTSCIC